One Astyanax mexicanus isolate ESR-SI-001 chromosome 3, AstMex3_surface, whole genome shotgun sequence genomic region harbors:
- the fam49al gene encoding CYFIP-related Rac1 interactor A isoform X3 — protein MQHLEREQALAKQFAEILHFTLSFDELKMTNPAIQNDFSYYRRTISRNRLNNQQLEAENEVNNEMANRMSLFYAEATPMLKTLSNATTKFVSENKTLPIEDTTDCLSTMACVCRVMLETPEYRCRFTNTDTMLFCMRVMVGVIILYDHVHPVGAFAKTSKIDMKGCIKVLKEQPSNSVEGLLNALRYTTRHLNDDSTSKQIRALLQ, from the exons ATGCAGCATCTGGAGAGGGAGCAGGCTCTGGCTAAGCAGTTTGCAGAGATCCTGCATTTTACCCTTAGCTTTGATGAGCTCAAG ATGACAAACCCAGCCATCCAGAATGACTTCAGCTACTACAGGAGGACCATAAGCAGGAATCGGCTGAACAATCAGCAG CTTGAGGCAGAGAATGAAGTCAATAACGAGATGGCCAATCGGATGTCATTGTTTTATGCGGAAGCCACACCTATGCTGAAAACCTTGAGTAATGCCACAACTAAGTTTGTGTCAGAG AACAAGACTTTGCCCATCGAGGACACCACAGATTGCCTGAGCACTATGGCCTGTGTGTGCCGGGTCATGCTGGAGACTCC GGAGTACCGGTGCCGTTTCACCAACACAGACACCATGCTGTTCTGTATGCGTGTGATGGTGGGTGTCATCATCCTCTACGATCACGTTCACCCCGTGGGTGCCTTCGCTAAAACCTCCAAGATTGAT atGAAGGGCTGCATCAAGGTGTTGAAAGAGCAACCTTCAAACAGTGTGGAGGGACTGCTGAATGCACTGAG GTATACAACAAGACATCTAAATGACGACAGCACCTCTAAACAAATCCGAGCTCTGCTTCAATGA